GCTCCCGCCTGAACCAACGAAGTACGCGATGAGGGCCGGGGTGCCGTTCGCGCATGCGACCATCATGATGCGGCGAGCAGCATATGAGTCTCTCGGCGGGTACACGGTGTCTGAACGCACGGTGCGCGGCCAGGACTACGACCTTTGGTTCCGCTTCTTCGCCGCGGGATTTTCCGGCCACAACCTCCCCGCGCCGCTGTATCTCGTGCGAGAGGACACCAGCGCCCTCAAGAGGAGGACCTTGAAGGTCAGGTGGGCGACATTCCAAACGAGCATAATTGGCTATTCGCTTTTGGGGTTTCCAAGGTATTGGCTGGCTCGACCCGCGATTTCTCTAGTGAAAGCATTCGTGCCCTGGCAGTTGGCGCATGTCTGGCGCAAGTACCAAGCCCGGATTGCACTAAAATCAACGACTTCTAGTTCATGACCGTCTACTACCTTGCCACCTTCTTTGCGGTCGGTTTCGCTCTGCTAGCCCAGCGACCGACGAGATTCCCGACCGCGCCGACGAGGGGTGACCTGCCGCCCAAGGAGCCGCGTCCCAACCTCACCCTTGCAGCCGCCGTGTTCCTCCTGCTTGCGGGCATTTCTGCCCTCAGGTGGCGAGTGGGTACCGACTACGTGACATACGAGCTCCTCTACGAGAGATACTCGGTGACCCCCTTTGACGAACTCTCCTGGGACGGAGAGCCCGGAATTCGCGTCCTGGCAAAATTAGGGAGGCAACTTCAGGACGATTCTGCAACCATGTTCGCCTTTGCTGCGGTCGTTACCGTAGGGCTCACCGTGTTGACGCTTTGGCGGCGAAGCCCAATGTTTGCCTTCAGCGTCGCCCTATATATACTAACGTCGGCATGGCAGAACAGTTTCAACGGCGTGCGCCAATTCATCGCCTGCGCTATTCTATTCTCGGGCCATCACCTCATTGTCGAACGCAAACTTGGAAAGTTTGTCGGCCTGGTTTTCGCCGCGGCACTCTTCCATATTAGTGCGCTGATCGCCATAGCCGCGTACGCTCTACCCCGTCGCCGTCTCCGACCGCTTGGAGTCTTCTTGTTGCTCCTCGCGACTATCGTGGCGACTAATCTTTACGACACCTTCGGGCTAATTGCGGACGAAATCAAGCAGGACGATGTGTCTGCTGGCTCGTATTTCACGGAAACGGTGGATCCGCTTCGAATCGCGGTGGCGCTTGCTCCGATAGTCTTGTACTGGTTGTTCACGGATGCTGATCGCTTATCGCCCTACGACCACCTCTATATCAATCTTGCACATGTCAATGCTGCGATATTCATCGCGGCAAGTGGCAGCGCGTATCTAGCGAGATTCGCGATCTACACCAGCATATTTCTGACGCTGGCTTATCCTGCAATCGTAAGAGTCAAAGATCGGGACTTGCAGAAACCGTTAACAGTGGTGATCCTAATTTTCTATGCTACATTCTGGTACATCGAAACGAGCGAGGTTGCGGCTCTATCTAACTTCCGTTGGATCTTTGACCGGTAGGCTAAACCTATGGTGAATCGAGAGGGAGACGAGAGCGTCGGTCGGGGCGCAGCGCCGACGCGTGTGCTGCAGGTGACTGGATCGTTACGTGCAGGTGGCGCGGAGACGATGGTCATGAACCTGTACCGAAAGCTCGATCGTTCGCTCGTGCAGTTCGATTTCCTAGTTTTCGACGAGGAGATTGGGACTTTCGAGTCGGAAGTGAACGAGCTGGGCGGCAAAGTCATTCGTATTGGGCCGCTGCGTGGGCGAGGCTACCGAGAGAGCTGTCGCGCAATCGCTCAGGAGATTCGATCCCACGGTCCCTATCAAGTTGTGCATTCCCACTTGAACCTGGCCTCCGCTGCGGTGGTCCAAGGGGCATGGGGCGAGAATGTTCCCGTTCGTGTCGCTCATTCGCATACCACAAGGGATGGTGACCAACTTGGAGGACAGCGTTCAAAGCAGGCGTTCGCGAGACTGTTGATTCGACGGTTTGCGAACCGATATGTCGCTTGCGGTGAAGACGCCGGTCGCCATCTCTTTGGTAATGCATGGAAGCGAGGTTCGGTACTCCCCAACGCAGTCGATTTGGAAAGATTCGTGCACCAAGACGTCACGGACGCTATCACGCTACGGACGGCGCACGGCGTCCCTGCTGATGCGCTTCTGGTCGGTTCGGTGGCCCGCCTCGGAAGCGCCAAGAACCTTGACTTCGTTATTGACCTCGCGGAGCAGGTCGTCCGAACGTCGGAAGTGTATTTTTGGATCGTAGGTGACGGACCAGACCGTGAGCGGCTTGAGTCGAGAGTGCATAGGTCCGACCTTACTGACCGAGTGCAGTTCCTAGGGATGCGGACTGATATTCCCGCGGTCCTCCTCGCCCTCGATGCGTTACTGATGCCGTCGCTTTACGAAGGCTTGCCTGTGTCAGTCATCGAGGCACAGGCCGCGGGAACTCTCAGTCTCGTGTCCGATCGGGTTACTCGTGAGGTGGATCTTGGCCTCGGACTGGTCGAGTATTTGTCCCTTGAGCGACCGGACATATGGCAGGATTCGATCTTGCGTCTCAAAGCAGGAGGCACGAAGACGGACACGCGTGAGCTCCTTTCGGAGTCCGATTACAATGCTGCGAATGCCGTCGAATTGGTCCTACGGTTGTACGGTCTGGAAGCCTGATGATGGCTGGCCCCATAGTCTCTGTCATTATCCCAGCGTACAACGCAGCGGCTCATCTTCCTGCGTGCGTGGCTTCGGTGCAAGCGCAGTCACACGCCGCGTTCGAGCTGATGATTGTTAACGATGGTTCCACTGATGCGACCCCGGCGCTGTGCGACGAACTCGCTTCTCAGGATCCTCGCATTATCTCTGTGCATAAGATGAATGGCGGCCTGTCGGACGCACGAAACGCTGGGCTAGATCGGGCTACGGGGCGTTACGTGCTCTTCCTGGACGCCGACGATTGGATGGAAAAGGACACGCTCGAGCGGATGGTGGAGGCGGCAGAAGTCACGCTAGCTGACGTCGTTGTGGCAGGGGCCATGGTCGATTTCCGGTCCGAATCGGGGCTGGTTACGCGTTCTGCGATTCAGATACCAGTAACAGCGGATACCGATGCCGAGGCCCTCCGGGCCGTCGTCGGCGTAACAACTGCAGACTTTGTGAATCTCCTCGGATACGCTTGGAATAAATTGTATCGCTTGGATCGGCTGCGCACTTGCGGGGTCCGATTTGAAGAGGGAACTAGTCTGATAGAGGACGTTATCTTCAACGCGACACTTTGTCGCGCTGGGGCTCGTTTCTCGTTCGTGGCCGCAGCCTTCGTGCATTATCAGCAGTTTGAGCACCAAACGCTTGGGACCAAGTACTACGCTGAATATTTTCAGCTTCGATGTCGAGCTGTGCGCGCGCTTTGTGAAATGCTCACCACTTGGGAGCTCTCGACTGAGTATGTCGGAGCGACAAGGCAAAGACTGACGGTCCGCGCGGCGGTCACATCGGCCAAGCGGCCAGAACGGACGGGCTCGTGGCTAAGGTGTGCCTGCGCCTTCTCGAGAAGAACCAGGAGTCGCTCGACACGCGACTGCGTCGCTCTGGGCAGGGGCTTCAGGGGTCTGAGTCGACGTGAAAAGTTGGGCGTGTTGCTGCTACAGAGCTCGTTTCTCACGCCCGTGCTGTTTGCTGTGGCTCGTTGGGACCGCAGTTTGTCCGGTACCAGCGGTCGGTGAAGGCGAGGGACCAGAGGAGGTTGGTGTGCCCGTGCGGCAATGTGGAAAGCGAAGAGTGATTGACTAAGCGCCGCAATCGGGCGGCGTTCACGATCCCGTTCAGAGCGCTGTCAGCTGAAAGTGCGTCCTCAAGAGCGGCTCGAAACGGCGCGGTGCGCAGCATCGATCCCCCTGGGTCGATGAATCCTGACTTTCGACGGTTGATCAGCGACGAGCTGAGGCGCGTGGAGAGTGCGTCTTTCATCCATCGTTTGGGTGGGGTGTTCGGGTTGGCTTTCGTTGACGCGATGCCCAGCGCAGCCAGCGGGCTGTCGAGAAATGGGTAAACCACGCTCAGCCCATGGCGCGATGCTGGGCCCAGGGTCTTCTGGGCAAATACTCGCGCGCAGGTCAGCATGAGGTCAGTCACGACCGCTTGTGCATAGACGTTTGCGTCAGCAATATCGACTGCAGTGTTGGTCATGTCTCGGGTGAGGCTCGCGCGATGGTCGTCTCTAAACATTACGTGGAAGAGCGAAGTCTGCGCGATGAGGGCCAACGGCACCGGGAACTCGCTGATGCGCCGGGCAATACGTCCGCGATACTCAAGGTCGCCCTTTGCGCGCCACAGGCCCCATCGATAGGCGGCGCCCGGTGCGCTGCTGACCCACCCAGGCGCGCTGGCTAGACGCTGGAATGTCGCAATCTTCGCTCCAAGACCGAAGGCGCCGTCGGCACCAGTGCCGTCGATGATCACAGTCGGAATGCCATCTACCAGGTGGGCGACGCCTTGCATGAGTTCAGCTGTGGGTGAAGTTGAAATATCGCCGAAGGGAATAGGGTAGACGGTCCCAGGCTGCTCAAGGCAACTCACTCCAGAACCAGTCGAGCGAAGCTCGTGAAGTTCCATTCCGAGGGTCGATGCCACAGACCGGGCGGCTAGTGTCTCGGGGTCTTGGGCACCAAAGGAAAGGTGGACAAGAAGCGTGTCACGCCTGCCCAGGTCACGCAGTGTTGATGCAATGAGGCTCGAATCGATGCCACCGCTAAAGAGCACGATGGGGCGTCGCGACTCGGTCATCGTGGAGAGGGTCTGCTCAAGAAGGCGCACGCCCTCCTTACGTATGTCGAGGTGCTCCCGTGCGTGCCAAAATGCGGCGATCTCGGTGCGCGCCGCTTCGAACACGCCTGGCGTTGGCGTGGGACTGGTCTCCTGCCACGGCACTAGATGAGTTGGCATTCCGCCGAGTGTCAGGACCGCCTCGATGGCAGCGACGCTAGGGCTTACCCCCCGAGCCGTGGAGAGCGACAAATGTGGTGACCAGGGCCGCATCGATCCGTCCGAGCGTGCATGATCCAACGGTGCCTCCAAGGTCTCTCCGTCGATGGCCTAGAGTGGGCTGGCCACGGAGCGACCATGTGGGCCATCGATCGGGTCCATGCCTCCTAGCGACCATACATGTCATACGAGTTCGTGGAGCTTCAACAGGGGGAGCGTGTGAGCAGGGTGATTGCGCCGTTGCGACGTCGAGTCCTGCGCAGCGGGGCAGGTCAGGCCCTAGTGCGACGACGTCTCAGGAGAGCGCTGGCCGCCGCCGATCCCGATCCCGCCATCCGGGCCAGCGACCCACGCAAGCGTCACGTGTTTGTGGCTCTGGGCGCCGACTATGGAAACCTCGGTGACCTAGCCATCACAAAGGCGCAGCGAGAGTACCTTGAGCGGGCATTCCCCGATGCAGTCGTTGAGGCGATCCCCATCTCGCGGAGCATGCCAGCGATCGCGCGGCTACGCGACGTTATCGGAAGCAGCGACGTCATCACGCTCATAGGCGGTGGAAACACTGGCGACCGCTATGATGACA
This DNA window, taken from Nocardioides sp. HDW12B, encodes the following:
- a CDS encoding asparagine synthase C-terminal domain-containing protein translates to MFEAARTEIAAFWHAREHLDIRKEGVRLLEQTLSTMTESRRPIVLFSGGIDSSLIASTLRDLGRRDTLLVHLSFGAQDPETLAARSVASTLGMELHELRSTGSGVSCLEQPGTVYPIPFGDISTSPTAELMQGVAHLVDGIPTVIIDGTGADGAFGLGAKIATFQRLASAPGWVSSAPGAAYRWGLWRAKGDLEYRGRIARRISEFPVPLALIAQTSLFHVMFRDDHRASLTRDMTNTAVDIADANVYAQAVVTDLMLTCARVFAQKTLGPASRHGLSVVYPFLDSPLAALGIASTKANPNTPPKRWMKDALSTRLSSSLINRRKSGFIDPGGSMLRTAPFRAALEDALSADSALNGIVNAARLRRLVNHSSLSTLPHGHTNLLWSLAFTDRWYRTNCGPNEPQQTARA
- a CDS encoding glycosyltransferase; translated protein: MAVYNCCETVGRAVESIFDQTYQNWELVICDDASTDDTPLILADLVARSAGRVRLIRNDVNSKLSLSLNRCLAEAQGELIARMDGDDISAPNRFQLQVDHLAAHPEIDVVGTAMQRFDATGKHDVVTLPPEPTKYAMRAGVPFAHATIMMRRAAYESLGGYTVSERTVRGQDYDLWFRFFAAGFSGHNLPAPLYLVREDTSALKRRTLKVRWATFQTSIIGYSLLGFPRYWLARPAISLVKAFVPWQLAHVWRKYQARIALKSTTSSS
- a CDS encoding EpsG family protein; its protein translation is MTVYYLATFFAVGFALLAQRPTRFPTAPTRGDLPPKEPRPNLTLAAAVFLLLAGISALRWRVGTDYVTYELLYERYSVTPFDELSWDGEPGIRVLAKLGRQLQDDSATMFAFAAVVTVGLTVLTLWRRSPMFAFSVALYILTSAWQNSFNGVRQFIACAILFSGHHLIVERKLGKFVGLVFAAALFHISALIAIAAYALPRRRLRPLGVFLLLLATIVATNLYDTFGLIADEIKQDDVSAGSYFTETVDPLRIAVALAPIVLYWLFTDADRLSPYDHLYINLAHVNAAIFIAASGSAYLARFAIYTSIFLTLAYPAIVRVKDRDLQKPLTVVILIFYATFWYIETSEVAALSNFRWIFDR
- a CDS encoding glycosyltransferase → MVNREGDESVGRGAAPTRVLQVTGSLRAGGAETMVMNLYRKLDRSLVQFDFLVFDEEIGTFESEVNELGGKVIRIGPLRGRGYRESCRAIAQEIRSHGPYQVVHSHLNLASAAVVQGAWGENVPVRVAHSHTTRDGDQLGGQRSKQAFARLLIRRFANRYVACGEDAGRHLFGNAWKRGSVLPNAVDLERFVHQDVTDAITLRTAHGVPADALLVGSVARLGSAKNLDFVIDLAEQVVRTSEVYFWIVGDGPDRERLESRVHRSDLTDRVQFLGMRTDIPAVLLALDALLMPSLYEGLPVSVIEAQAAGTLSLVSDRVTREVDLGLGLVEYLSLERPDIWQDSILRLKAGGTKTDTRELLSESDYNAANAVELVLRLYGLEA